A single genomic interval of Spirosoma linguale DSM 74 harbors:
- a CDS encoding protein of unknown function DUF214 (PFAM: protein of unknown function DUF214~KEGG: sde:Sde_0330 acetylornithine deacetylase ArgE) has product MLRNYLKIAFRNLIKNKAYSAINITGLSIGMACSLLIGLWVIDEFNVNKGYKDGDRIYFTRLTDGISTSEIMPGPLAAALKKDIPAVEKVTKFTVWSNDFLLNAGQQSSKKTGIYATEDFFDIFQYPVLQGNPSLAIQSPNNIIITRNTAQTLFGRIDAVGQTLRLNNDKYYRIGAVIEDVPANSSVQFDWIVNFTVSEEDWMKTWGSRSFLTYVKLKPNTTQSQAEASMKGILKRYIPDNKEFPVLQPIGDTYLYGNYINGKPMGGRISYVQTFTLVGLLILLIACVNFMNLSTARSAKRAKEVGVRKVVGASRWALAGQFFGESILLNLVAAIVAVLLVISLLPGVNQVVDKQLSIDFLSPTIWLYLVILVGVTSLLAGIYPALFLSAMQPARVLKGVFAKVSAGATFRKSLVVFQFSLSLFFIVGMLIIGRQMAYIRTKQLGLDRQNIIHLPVEGELRGKMETFRQELQRSNAIRSVTTVGELPIHIGSTTSLNWPGKDAKRDGSVTTMKVGLDFAKTLDIQFVAGHDFGPADTMNCIVNESAVRMMNLKNPVGTEINKGHIIGVVRDFHTSSFHDPIRPLLLTYYPKWTNDFLIKTSPGKMAEALTIIEQLTHQLNPGYPFTYHFLDEAYEKLYRSETLVNRLINFFGVLAILISCLGLFGLATFSAEQRTKEIGVRKVLGASVSSVVALLSKDFLKLVLLAIVIASPIAWYAMTQWLQNFTYKIDIEWWMFMLAGLLAVGIALLTVGFQSIKAALMNPVKSLRSE; this is encoded by the coding sequence ATGCTACGTAATTATCTGAAAATCGCGTTCAGAAACCTCATCAAGAACAAAGCCTATTCCGCGATCAACATCACTGGCCTGTCGATAGGCATGGCCTGTAGCTTACTGATTGGCTTATGGGTAATAGACGAATTCAACGTCAATAAGGGCTATAAGGATGGCGACCGAATTTACTTTACCCGGCTGACAGATGGTATCTCTACCAGCGAGATTATGCCGGGCCCACTGGCGGCAGCACTCAAAAAAGATATTCCTGCCGTTGAAAAAGTTACAAAGTTTACGGTTTGGAGCAACGATTTTCTGCTCAATGCAGGTCAGCAAAGCAGTAAGAAAACCGGCATCTATGCAACCGAAGACTTTTTCGATATTTTCCAATATCCTGTTTTACAAGGTAACCCCAGCCTTGCGATTCAATCACCGAACAACATTATTATCACTCGAAATACAGCCCAAACGCTTTTTGGGCGTATCGATGCGGTAGGACAAACGCTTCGGCTTAACAACGATAAGTATTACCGAATCGGCGCGGTCATCGAAGATGTTCCAGCCAACTCATCCGTCCAGTTCGACTGGATTGTCAACTTTACCGTTTCTGAAGAAGACTGGATGAAAACGTGGGGTAGCCGTTCTTTTCTAACCTATGTAAAACTTAAACCCAACACGACACAGAGCCAGGCAGAAGCCAGCATGAAAGGTATACTAAAACGGTATATACCCGATAATAAAGAGTTTCCTGTGCTACAACCCATCGGCGATACGTATCTGTACGGGAATTATATAAATGGCAAACCAATGGGTGGGCGTATTAGCTATGTGCAAACATTTACCCTGGTAGGCCTGCTTATCTTGCTTATTGCCTGCGTTAACTTCATGAACCTGAGCACGGCCCGCTCAGCCAAACGGGCCAAAGAAGTGGGGGTCCGGAAAGTGGTGGGCGCTAGTCGCTGGGCGCTGGCAGGGCAGTTTTTTGGGGAATCAATATTGCTGAATTTAGTCGCTGCCATAGTCGCCGTTCTTCTGGTGATCAGCTTATTGCCTGGTGTCAATCAGGTTGTTGACAAGCAGTTGTCTATCGACTTCTTATCGCCAACGATCTGGCTGTATTTAGTGATACTTGTTGGTGTTACGAGCCTACTGGCCGGTATTTATCCCGCTTTATTTTTATCGGCTATGCAGCCAGCCAGGGTTCTAAAGGGTGTTTTTGCGAAAGTTTCAGCAGGTGCTACCTTCCGTAAATCACTGGTCGTCTTTCAATTTTCGCTGTCGCTGTTCTTCATTGTCGGTATGCTCATTATCGGTCGGCAGATGGCGTACATCCGAACGAAGCAATTAGGTCTTGACCGACAAAATATCATTCACCTACCGGTCGAAGGTGAATTGCGCGGCAAAATGGAAACGTTTCGACAGGAGCTGCAACGATCAAATGCGATTCGTTCGGTGACTACAGTGGGCGAGCTTCCCATCCACATCGGCAGTACGACCAGCCTGAACTGGCCGGGAAAAGATGCCAAACGGGACGGTAGCGTTACGACTATGAAAGTGGGGCTCGATTTCGCCAAAACGCTCGATATCCAGTTTGTTGCCGGACATGATTTTGGGCCAGCCGATACAATGAACTGCATTGTTAACGAATCGGCCGTGCGGATGATGAATTTAAAAAATCCGGTTGGCACCGAAATCAATAAAGGTCATATCATTGGCGTTGTGCGGGATTTCCATACCAGTTCGTTTCATGACCCTATCCGTCCGTTATTACTGACCTATTACCCTAAATGGACGAACGATTTCCTGATAAAGACAAGCCCCGGAAAAATGGCCGAAGCACTGACAATCATCGAGCAGCTAACGCATCAACTTAACCCTGGCTATCCATTTACGTACCACTTTCTGGACGAAGCTTACGAAAAACTATATCGAAGTGAAACATTGGTCAACAGGCTTATTAATTTTTTTGGTGTGCTGGCCATTCTTATATCGTGCCTGGGTCTGTTCGGCCTTGCCACGTTCAGTGCCGAGCAGCGGACCAAAGAAATTGGCGTTCGTAAGGTGCTGGGGGCATCGGTGAGTAGTGTAGTCGCACTTCTCTCTAAAGACTTTCTAAAATTAGTTCTGCTAGCTATTGTCATCGCGTCGCCGATTGCCTGGTATGCGATGACCCAATGGCTGCAGAACTTTACTTACAAGATTGATATTGAGTGGTGGATGTTCATGCTGGCGGGTTTACTAGCGGTTGGGATTGCTCTACTCACCGTTGGTTTCCAGAGTATCAAAGCCGCGTTGATGAACCCGGTGAAGAGTTTACGATCTGAATAG
- a CDS encoding transcriptional regulator, PadR-like family (PFAM: transcriptional regulator PadR family protein) translates to MKGTYLGEFEEVVLLAVAIRSGDAYGAAVVTEIERQMNRSVNLGAVHSALNRLAEKGLVKSELGGVTTERGGRRKRLYSVTAAGHRALQEVRQVRNQMWEAIPNTAWS, encoded by the coding sequence ATGAAGGGAACCTACTTAGGTGAGTTTGAAGAAGTGGTATTGCTGGCAGTGGCGATCCGGTCAGGAGATGCCTACGGTGCGGCTGTTGTCACGGAGATTGAGCGGCAAATGAACCGCTCTGTGAACCTGGGTGCCGTCCACTCAGCCCTGAACCGTCTCGCCGAAAAAGGGCTTGTAAAATCGGAGTTAGGGGGTGTTACCACCGAACGGGGCGGACGACGCAAACGCCTTTACTCGGTTACTGCAGCTGGCCATCGGGCATTGCAGGAAGTCCGGCAGGTGCGCAATCAGATGTGGGAAGCCATTCCAAACACGGCCTGGTCATGA
- a CDS encoding transcriptional regulator, HxlR family (PFAM: helix-turn-helix HxlR type~KEGG: bbt:BBta_5039 putative transcriptional regulatory protein) has product MSTTLEVTPPPVNGIRPIHSAAECTQSAQAVQDALYVLSGKWKLPIIVSLSAGPKRFGELQRLVKGITAKVLSKELKELEMNEFAVRRVYATIPVTVEYELTEYSQSLNSIIEALRDWGIQHRARILGKSKAVG; this is encoded by the coding sequence ATGAGCACAACCCTTGAAGTAACCCCTCCTCCTGTCAATGGTATACGTCCCATCCATTCCGCAGCCGAATGTACACAGAGCGCACAGGCTGTTCAGGACGCCCTCTATGTCCTGAGCGGTAAGTGGAAGCTCCCGATTATCGTTTCGTTGAGCGCTGGCCCCAAACGCTTCGGCGAATTGCAGCGACTGGTAAAAGGTATAACGGCCAAAGTCCTCAGCAAAGAACTAAAAGAACTGGAGATGAATGAATTTGCCGTTCGGCGTGTCTACGCCACCATACCCGTTACGGTCGAATATGAACTGACTGAATACAGCCAGTCGCTAAATAGCATTATCGAAGCCTTACGCGACTGGGGCATTCAGCACCGCGCCCGGATACTGGGGAAAAGCAAAGCTGTCGGCTAA
- a CDS encoding conserved hypothetical protein (KEGG: mxa:MXAN_5520 hypothetical protein) — translation MNSKVMRIVTIVFTVLAAGMAIMSGVMKLTQSKEVIDTLTKAGVGDKAITLGLMEIGFAALFIYPKTMKLGFILLSCYFAGALATELSHGAPLNAFMPLVLIWIAAFLRDRTIFLPASVK, via the coding sequence ATGAATTCAAAAGTAATGCGTATTGTAACCATCGTTTTCACCGTTCTGGCTGCTGGCATGGCCATCATGAGTGGCGTTATGAAACTAACCCAATCGAAAGAAGTAATCGATACGCTCACGAAAGCAGGGGTGGGAGACAAGGCCATTACCTTGGGCCTGATGGAAATTGGCTTTGCTGCTCTATTTATTTATCCCAAAACGATGAAGCTGGGCTTTATTTTACTGTCCTGTTACTTTGCCGGGGCACTCGCCACTGAGCTATCGCATGGAGCACCCCTCAATGCATTCATGCCCCTTGTCCTGATCTGGATTGCCGCTTTCCTGCGCGATAGAACGATCTTCTTGCCTGCGTCGGTAAAGTAG
- a CDS encoding protein of unknown function DUF214 (PFAM: protein of unknown function DUF214~KEGG: sde:Sde_0330 acetylornithine deacetylase ArgE), translated as MFQNYLKIAIRNLLRHKFYALLNIIGLAVGMTFTGLIGSYVWSELQVNNGLRNAPYQYIIRSKWKQPGLGYEDVTVAPLGKTLKEKYPGLVANYYRFDVLTTAISSGNKHFVREVAQAGDSTMISMFGFTMLYGNARTALKAPNSVVITEENAIKYFGKTDVLGQVLNLSNYTGSKQEFVVTGVLKSLPKNSVTYLWDLPVNVFIPFNSLQGRTDADGWMTWNIANYIELKEGISQEDIQQPMEQILTTYAPKTARKNLQPYLTPLKDYYRDFNKGIVRKTIYTLSGIALFILLMAIVNFVNSAVANSSSRIKEIGIRKSLGGQKQQLIVQFLAESTIIAMLSMIISLLFYELFRSSFSDIVGRRIDSLWTVSPYFLPVLGLSTLLIGLLAGLYPALILSSLPSVDSLKGKWKSVKEGIVFRRLLITAQFSIALLVCCGAVIVSQQVTYLFDKDLGYNKESIVLLSIPRDWTPQGVASIEAVRNELARLPVVKDISISSSSLKGGPAYDLHMYAVEEDSTEAMSTSILQTDENFVRTYQIPLLAGRFYTSSARAEQENKLVLNESAVKALGYHNPEVAVGRQVYIQGYRSPITIIGVTKDFSFRSMKEKIMPTAIGHINGAGYLFAYFSVKLSSGDLPSSLVSIEKRFHELLPDAPFEYSFTDEALQQLYQAEIQLKKASQTATLLAMLIVVLGILAMVSLSLARRMKEMSIRKVLGASVPGIVLLFMKEFLRAWLIAMLVACPIAYLLMEHWLQTFAYHIDVSLFSFGFISLFFLLLIGLIVSSQSIKAALMNPVKSLRSE; from the coding sequence ATGTTCCAGAACTACCTTAAAATTGCGATCAGGAATCTGCTTCGGCACAAGTTCTATGCCCTGCTCAACATCATTGGTCTAGCCGTTGGTATGACGTTTACCGGGCTCATTGGCAGTTACGTCTGGAGCGAATTACAGGTTAATAACGGACTACGCAATGCCCCTTATCAATACATCATCCGCAGTAAATGGAAACAGCCCGGCTTAGGCTACGAAGATGTAACGGTGGCCCCGCTGGGTAAAACGCTGAAAGAAAAATACCCTGGCTTAGTCGCTAATTATTACCGGTTCGACGTACTCACGACCGCCATATCCAGCGGCAATAAACACTTTGTTCGGGAGGTAGCCCAAGCGGGTGACTCAACCATGATATCCATGTTTGGGTTTACCATGCTGTATGGGAATGCCCGAACAGCCCTCAAGGCGCCAAATTCAGTGGTGATTACGGAAGAAAACGCCATCAAGTATTTTGGTAAAACGGATGTACTTGGGCAAGTGCTGAATCTGAGCAATTATACAGGCAGTAAGCAGGAATTTGTAGTGACCGGAGTATTGAAAAGTCTGCCTAAAAACTCGGTTACCTACCTGTGGGATTTGCCGGTAAATGTCTTCATCCCCTTCAATAGTTTGCAGGGTCGCACGGATGCAGATGGCTGGATGACCTGGAATATAGCCAACTACATCGAGTTAAAAGAAGGCATAAGTCAGGAAGATATACAGCAGCCAATGGAGCAAATTCTGACCACCTACGCCCCAAAAACCGCTCGTAAAAATCTTCAGCCCTACCTTACGCCACTAAAAGATTACTATCGCGATTTTAACAAGGGCATTGTCCGGAAAACGATCTATACGCTGTCGGGAATAGCTCTGTTTATCCTATTAATGGCTATCGTCAATTTCGTCAATAGCGCAGTGGCTAACTCAAGCTCACGCATCAAAGAGATTGGCATACGAAAATCATTGGGGGGTCAAAAGCAGCAATTGATCGTCCAGTTTTTGGCCGAGTCGACCATAATAGCGATGCTGTCGATGATCATATCACTGCTTTTTTACGAGTTATTCCGATCTTCATTCAGCGATATAGTCGGCAGAAGAATCGACTCGCTATGGACTGTATCGCCTTATTTTCTACCTGTACTTGGCTTGTCGACTCTCCTGATTGGACTATTAGCCGGACTCTATCCGGCACTTATCCTATCCTCTTTACCGTCGGTCGATTCCTTGAAAGGTAAATGGAAATCAGTAAAAGAGGGGATCGTCTTCAGGCGGTTACTAATAACGGCTCAGTTTTCCATTGCGCTGCTTGTGTGTTGCGGAGCCGTAATTGTCTCCCAACAGGTCACCTATTTATTTGACAAAGACTTAGGCTACAATAAAGAGTCGATTGTACTACTATCCATACCCCGTGACTGGACACCGCAGGGCGTAGCTAGCATAGAAGCCGTTCGGAACGAATTGGCCCGATTGCCCGTCGTAAAAGACATAAGTATTTCCTCTTCGAGCCTCAAAGGTGGTCCGGCCTACGACCTGCACATGTATGCGGTTGAAGAAGATTCTACCGAAGCCATGTCGACATCCATCCTCCAAACCGACGAAAATTTTGTTCGAACATACCAGATACCACTACTTGCCGGTCGGTTTTATACGTCTTCGGCGCGGGCAGAGCAGGAAAACAAACTCGTTCTAAATGAATCAGCCGTGAAGGCATTGGGCTACCACAACCCGGAAGTGGCTGTTGGACGACAGGTCTATATTCAGGGTTATCGAAGTCCCATAACCATTATTGGCGTAACGAAGGATTTTAGTTTTCGCTCAATGAAGGAAAAGATTATGCCCACTGCCATCGGCCATATCAATGGAGCCGGTTATCTGTTTGCTTACTTTTCGGTTAAACTTAGCTCCGGCGATTTACCCAGCTCTTTGGTCAGTATCGAGAAGCGATTCCACGAGCTGCTCCCTGACGCGCCTTTCGAGTATTCGTTTACGGACGAAGCATTGCAGCAATTGTATCAAGCCGAAATTCAACTAAAAAAAGCTTCACAGACGGCTACCCTTCTAGCTATGCTCATCGTTGTGTTGGGTATTCTGGCGATGGTTTCCCTGAGCTTGGCTCGGCGAATGAAGGAAATGAGTATTCGTAAAGTACTGGGCGCGAGTGTGCCAGGGATTGTCCTGTTGTTTATGAAGGAGTTCCTACGGGCATGGCTTATCGCAATGCTGGTTGCATGCCCCATAGCCTATCTGCTTATGGAGCATTGGTTGCAGACTTTCGCCTATCACATCGACGTCAGCCTGTTCTCATTTGGTTTCATTAGTCTGTTCTTTCTATTACTCATCGGCCTGATCGTCAGTTCCCAAAGCATCAAAGCGGCTCTGATGAACCCGGTGAAGAGTTTGCGTAGTGAATAG
- a CDS encoding protein of unknown function DUF214 (PFAM: protein of unknown function DUF214~KEGG: sde:Sde_0330 acetylornithine deacetylase ArgE): MFRNYFTIAFRNLVKHRTYSFINIGGLALGIAVSLLILLFVVHERTYDHFHANADQIFRVYAKMKFGEQEIQSDRVSARFGPAVQEANAGVMDVVRIATTPGRVVIKTSPERKFFEDKFILADPSFLAVFSFPLVEGSTQTALLRPMTVLLTERTAERYFGHEDPVGKTITYNNKLKFEVTGVLKNPPSNSTVQFDFVASLKSHPAIERIQNQFIKDDEVALMNQRVQGGSFRTYFLLNSPADTAGILRTLPGLVKASGGGDMQGTRYIIDPLTSVHLGMNFGDTANSRYLNIFLGIAALILLLALINYMSLTTARATQRAREVGVRKVMGAGRSELAGQFYGESMLITGLAFLLALVLVKVLRPPFYQLLQLDIDPSFLYSPTFGLAALSLLIVCVLLSGSYPAVLLSSFSPVNVLKGNLTTGKGGPAVRRVFTVIQFTVSIGLIGCSILIYQQVQHLQNRKLGLYKDRVLVLPVDASLTQQYSVLKHDLRQIPGVERVAAASSVLYKEGGSIFFTQSPTTKKDISIHVLSVDDQFAETLQIPWKSKPDPTRLAAPNTVVLNEIAVRTMGFGKQPLGQRLSFGSEKSEVVGVMRNFYFTNINDSNEPLALFVAKDTASAMATLGGSLYIRIQPSADLQQTVGRIETAYHQINVEKPFEYYFLDQTFNNIYKSEVRLASLFSVFTGFALFIACLGLFGLAAFTAEQRTKEIGVRKVLGASVASIVTLLSADFLRLIIIALFIGSPLAWWAMHKWLQDFAYKIDISWWVFALAGGLTTAIALLTVSSQSIKAALMNPVKSLRSE; encoded by the coding sequence ATGTTCCGAAACTATTTCACTATCGCCTTCAGAAACCTCGTCAAGCACAGAACGTATTCGTTTATCAACATCGGTGGGCTGGCGCTGGGAATAGCGGTCAGTCTGCTTATTCTGCTGTTTGTGGTTCATGAACGAACCTACGATCACTTCCACGCCAATGCCGACCAGATTTTCCGGGTTTACGCTAAAATGAAATTTGGTGAGCAGGAAATTCAAAGCGATCGGGTGTCAGCTCGGTTTGGACCGGCTGTTCAGGAAGCGAATGCCGGTGTGATGGATGTGGTTCGTATTGCCACAACCCCGGGACGGGTCGTGATCAAAACCAGTCCGGAACGTAAGTTTTTTGAAGATAAATTCATTCTGGCCGATCCGTCATTTCTTGCCGTTTTCTCCTTCCCACTGGTTGAGGGATCAACCCAAACGGCACTCCTTCGACCAATGACCGTTCTATTGACAGAGCGTACCGCCGAACGTTACTTCGGCCACGAAGATCCCGTTGGCAAAACGATTACCTACAATAATAAGCTTAAGTTTGAGGTAACGGGTGTACTGAAGAACCCACCGTCGAACTCGACCGTACAATTCGATTTTGTCGCTTCCCTTAAGAGTCACCCGGCTATTGAACGAATACAAAATCAATTCATCAAAGACGATGAGGTGGCCTTAATGAATCAGCGTGTACAGGGTGGATCATTTCGAACCTACTTTCTACTTAACTCGCCAGCCGATACAGCCGGTATACTTCGCACACTGCCTGGATTGGTCAAGGCATCCGGAGGTGGTGATATGCAGGGAACCCGATATATTATCGACCCGCTAACGAGTGTTCATTTGGGTATGAATTTCGGCGATACGGCCAATTCGCGCTACCTGAATATCTTCCTGGGCATTGCGGCTCTCATTCTACTGCTGGCGTTAATCAACTACATGAGCTTAACCACCGCCCGCGCTACCCAGCGCGCCCGTGAGGTGGGTGTCAGGAAAGTGATGGGCGCGGGCCGAAGCGAACTCGCGGGTCAATTTTATGGTGAGTCGATGCTGATAACAGGGCTGGCCTTTCTGTTGGCGCTGGTGCTGGTTAAGGTACTTCGGCCACCATTCTATCAACTCCTGCAACTCGATATTGACCCGTCATTTCTATACAGTCCTACGTTCGGGCTGGCAGCTCTTAGCCTGCTGATTGTCTGTGTCCTGCTGTCGGGAAGCTACCCGGCGGTGTTGCTATCCTCTTTTAGTCCCGTCAATGTGCTGAAAGGCAATCTGACAACCGGTAAAGGCGGCCCCGCTGTTCGCCGGGTTTTCACGGTTATTCAGTTTACGGTATCGATTGGTTTGATTGGCTGTAGTATTCTGATTTACCAGCAGGTACAGCACCTGCAAAACCGGAAATTAGGGTTGTACAAAGACCGCGTCCTCGTTCTGCCAGTAGATGCCTCCCTTACCCAACAATATAGTGTGTTGAAACACGACCTCAGGCAAATACCCGGTGTGGAGCGGGTAGCGGCTGCATCGTCGGTACTCTACAAAGAAGGAGGCAGCATCTTTTTCACACAATCGCCGACAACGAAGAAAGATATCAGCATCCATGTTTTATCCGTAGACGATCAATTTGCCGAAACCCTCCAGATTCCCTGGAAAAGTAAACCTGATCCAACGCGCTTGGCGGCTCCCAATACGGTTGTCCTGAATGAAATAGCCGTTCGAACAATGGGATTCGGCAAGCAGCCACTGGGCCAGCGGCTGTCGTTTGGCTCGGAGAAGAGTGAAGTAGTCGGCGTGATGCGTAATTTCTATTTTACGAACATCAACGACTCCAACGAACCGCTGGCGCTCTTCGTTGCCAAAGATACCGCCAGTGCCATGGCTACGTTAGGGGGTAGTCTGTACATTCGTATTCAACCCAGCGCTGATTTACAACAAACGGTCGGACGCATTGAAACGGCCTATCATCAAATCAACGTTGAGAAGCCGTTTGAGTATTATTTTCTGGATCAAACATTCAATAACATTTACAAATCAGAGGTCCGGCTGGCTAGTTTATTCAGCGTTTTTACGGGTTTCGCCCTGTTCATTGCCTGTTTAGGACTGTTTGGACTAGCCGCCTTCACAGCCGAGCAACGCACCAAAGAGATTGGCGTTCGGAAAGTGCTGGGCGCATCCGTTGCCAGTATCGTTACACTGCTTTCGGCAGACTTCCTCAGGCTAATTATTATTGCCTTGTTTATTGGCTCTCCCCTAGCGTGGTGGGCTATGCATAAGTGGCTTCAGGACTTCGCCTATAAGATCGACATCTCGTGGTGGGTATTTGCCCTGGCTGGTGGCCTGACCACGGCAATCGCCCTGCTTACCGTCAGTTCCCAAAGCATCAAAGCGGCTCTGATGAACCCGGTAAAATCGTTGAGAAGCGAGTAA
- a CDS encoding transcriptional regulator, PadR-like family (PFAM: transcriptional regulator PadR family protein): MKRTYLGEFEEIVLLTVAVMEGQAYGVALTHEIIEQTGRSVRLNQIHAALQRLEDKGMVKSEMGEPTAERGGRRKRLFTVTAYGRRTLQEIQEVRVSLWSRLVNPFKPVTSL, from the coding sequence ATGAAACGGACCTACCTGGGCGAGTTTGAAGAGATTGTACTGCTTACGGTAGCCGTGATGGAGGGGCAGGCGTATGGCGTAGCCCTCACGCACGAGATCATTGAGCAAACCGGTCGTTCGGTACGCCTGAACCAGATTCATGCTGCCTTACAACGGTTGGAAGATAAAGGCATGGTGAAATCCGAAATGGGTGAGCCGACTGCCGAACGTGGTGGTCGACGGAAACGACTGTTTACCGTTACCGCATACGGTCGGCGGACGTTGCAGGAAATTCAGGAAGTTCGGGTTAGTCTGTGGAGCCGCCTTGTCAACCCATTCAAACCCGTGACCAGCTTATGA